A portion of the Staphylococcus felis genome contains these proteins:
- a CDS encoding isochorismate synthase encodes MTVDVGEQAIVEAVNQTKLQWVSVEVKLERILDPITLFEMTKEDAGNRFYFRLNDNQTSFFGYRVATEIKNDFTNKRSIFKEWEKFKNNIALIHPDSERHHLRICGGFQFSSKRMGDEWRRFGVNHFVLPEILISQVNEETFLTYTVPKAQFSINDLNRLIEQLDEEEVSVFNLTPSPPPIKRIEDIYQDEWKTLVSETIERLSDDEKVVLSRRRMIQFDENLNIANVLKRALENEKNSYLFVLESGEDIFVSQTPEQLFHVENGNLYTKAVAGTIQRTHDEVQDDFRVKAFLNDEKNLSEHQIVVESILEDIRPFVEYVHYDRNPKILKNDHLYHLFTEIKGPLSHESYIELIDDLHPTPALGGYPKDKAMAYIEHYEFGARGLYGAPVGMIDMYDDCEFIVAIRSMLMNQNQALLFAGAGIVKESDPAEELAETALKFRPMMGALGVKDDD; translated from the coding sequence ATGACTGTTGACGTAGGTGAACAGGCAATCGTAGAAGCGGTCAATCAAACAAAGTTACAATGGGTTTCAGTCGAAGTTAAACTTGAACGTATATTGGATCCTATTACTTTATTTGAAATGACAAAAGAAGATGCAGGGAATCGTTTTTATTTTCGATTAAATGATAACCAAACATCTTTTTTTGGATATCGCGTTGCAACAGAAATAAAAAATGATTTTACAAATAAGCGTTCAATTTTTAAAGAATGGGAGAAATTTAAAAATAATATTGCATTAATTCATCCTGATTCTGAACGTCATCATTTGCGCATTTGTGGGGGATTTCAGTTTTCTTCTAAACGTATGGGGGATGAATGGCGTCGCTTTGGCGTGAATCATTTCGTTTTGCCTGAAATCTTAATATCACAAGTAAATGAAGAGACTTTTTTAACATATACGGTACCGAAAGCGCAATTTTCAATAAATGATTTAAATCGTTTAATCGAGCAATTGGACGAAGAGGAAGTATCTGTTTTTAATTTGACACCATCACCTCCTCCTATTAAGCGAATTGAAGATATTTATCAAGATGAATGGAAAACGTTAGTCAGTGAAACGATTGAGCGGTTGAGCGATGATGAAAAAGTAGTTTTATCAAGAAGACGTATGATTCAGTTTGACGAAAATTTAAATATTGCTAACGTATTGAAAAGAGCGTTAGAAAATGAAAAAAATAGTTATTTATTCGTTTTAGAGTCGGGTGAAGATATTTTTGTGTCTCAAACACCAGAACAATTATTTCATGTTGAAAATGGTAACTTGTATACAAAAGCTGTTGCAGGAACTATTCAACGAACACATGATGAAGTGCAAGATGATTTTCGAGTTAAAGCTTTTTTAAATGACGAAAAAAACTTAAGTGAACACCAAATTGTTGTCGAAAGTATCTTAGAAGATATACGCCCATTTGTAGAGTATGTTCATTACGACCGGAATCCTAAAATTTTAAAAAATGATCATTTATATCATTTGTTTACAGAGATTAAAGGGCCACTGTCTCACGAATCATATATTGAATTAATAGATGATTTACATCCAACGCCGGCATTGGGGGGCTATCCAAAAGATAAAGCGATGGCGTATATTGAGCATTATGAGTTTGGTGCGCGGGGATTATATGGTGCGCCTGTTGGCATGATTGATATGTATGATGATTGCGAATTTATCGTAGCTATTCGTTCAATGTTAATGAATCAAAACCAAGCCTTATTGTTTGCTGGAGCAGGTATAGTCAAAGAATCTGACCCTGCTGAAGAGTTGGCAGAAACGGCATTAAAATTTCGTCCGATGATGGGCGCACTTGGAGTGAAAGATGATGACTAA